AGCGCCAGCTACGACAATCTACTACTGTTCCTTCTTCAACAGACATAATAATATAGGAGTAGGTGTCCCACGCGATCGCGCGATCGAACTCTGAAGGATAAGCACTCTGATCGGGATGAGAATGATAAATCCCTACAATGTCTAAGTTATTCTCACGAGCATACTTTTGGGCTTTTAAAAGCACTGCCGGATCAATGGTAAAGCGATCACGCCGACTAGCTGTTTTTTGTTTTTTGGAGGAAGGAACAGCGGAAAATAATTCTTCTGATGAAGATTCCCAAACATTTTCAGTTTTCCACACCTCTACAATCACGATTTCTCCATTTTCCTCAAATTGTCCTAATAAAATGCCACAGCATTCTTCTGGATAAGCCTTTTGAGCGTGATCATAAAATTTTTCTTGTTTTTTTTGTGTTAGTTTAAGCACCATAATACTTTTTAATTAGTAGTTGATGATCTTCAAGAAAGGAGTCATTTTGACTAATATCTCCGAGGAAGAAGTAAAGTGGGCAATGACTTGCCATTTAGCAGGGTTAGTGTGGATTCCTCTTTATTGGTTGCAGTTTCCCTTACCTTTAGTGAATGTGGTTATTCCGACGCTAATTTGGTTATTCAAGCGAGAAAACTCAGAATATATTGATTTTCAAGGCAGAGAAGCTCTCAATTTTCAAATTACTGTAGTTTTGTATAGCATTGTTTTATTTACCGTCGGCATCATTGGATTTTTTATTTATTTAGCCATGTTTGGAGCAGATGTGGAAGATTCTATTGGCGCGATCGCGCTTTTGACAAGGGGAATTAATCAAACACAACGCATTGTTTCTATTTTAATGATGCTTTTCAGTTTAGCCTTTGCTCTAACCGCAGCTGTGAAAACTAAAAAGGGAAATTTTTATTTCTATCCCTTTACTATTCGTGTTTTTCGAGCCTCTAGCTAATAAAAATCGGAGCGGCGGGATTTGAACCCACGACCCCCACTACCCCAAAGTGGTGCGCTACCAAGCTGCGCTACGCCCCGAACTATTCACAGTCTGTTATAGTAACTGATTTTGAAAAAAATTGCAACTCTATTAGGGAGAAAAAGTTTTCACTGCAGTAATTAACTCTTTTACGGCATTTTCTGACCAGTTTCCTTCCGCACGTCGAGAAGTCTGTAAAATAAGTCTGATCGAGAAGTTATCGGGATAGCCTTCTGCTTCTAGCCAAAGCGTATCAGATTCAGCTTCACAAGCAATTCTTTCTTCGTCCATTAACTCGTTTTTCATCTCTGCCATGGTTTTAGCCAGTTGCAATAAGAGGCGGCAAAAATCCACAAATTCTGATTCTGTCAGTTCAAATGCCCAGTTGTCTGTTCCTACTAATCCCTTATATTGGGTTTCATAAGGATTCCAGCCCAATCGCCATCCTTCCCCTTTTTTCAAAATCCGATCCATAAGGATGTTACTAATTTCGGAACTGAGTTGTTACAACTAAAGAGTAACGTCTTACAGTTGTTTTTATGGTTAAAACGTTTTCTTATTCCACTCAATTTTATCAGTGGCAGTATCAGGGTCGTGACTTTCGCATTGCTTATGATGTTAGAGGAGAAGGGTCTCCTGTTTTATTGCTTCCAGCTTTTAGCACCGTTTCTACCCGTGAGGAAATGTTGGGGATAGCAGAGGTTCTCGCTTCTGATTTTCAGGTAGTTACTCTCGACTGGCTTGGGTTTGGTGAGTCAGATCGTCCGAATCTAAACTATGCGCGATCGCTGTATGAAGAACTTGCCAAAGATTTTATCCAAAGTCAGTTTGAGCAACCCATTTCCGTCGTAGCCGCGGGTCATGCTGCAGGATACGCGATGCAAGTAGCTCATCGGTTTCCCTCTTTATGCTCAAAAATGGTACTAATTGCCCCCACTTGGAAAGGGCCATTAAGAGCGATGGGGCTTCCTTCGCCAGTGGCAGCAGGGATTAAAAATTTAGTGCGCTCACCTGGGCTTGGTCAAACTCTCTATGCCCTAAATACAACCCCTCAATTTTTAGAGTTTATGTATCGTCGCCACGTTTATACGAACCCAGAACGACTAACGCCTGAGTTTATGGCGCAAAAACATGAGATAACCCAAAAATCAGGGGCGCGACACGCACCAGCAGCGTTTGTTACGGGAGCGTTAGATCCCATGAGTAATCACGAAGAATTTCTTAATGTGGCTCGTTCTTTGAATATTCCGATGAAAATTATTATTGGGGAGGATTCTCCGCCGAAATCAAAAGCAGAAATGGAGTCTTTGAAAGGACTTCCCAATATTGAAACTGTCCATCTTCCCGGTTCTTTGGGAATGCATGAGGAATATGCGTCTCCGTTGGGAAAAACTGCCAAACTATTTTTAAGCCAGTGATTACCTAACTACATTTACCATCTAAGTGGTCAGCAACGGCTTGATATAACTCTAGAACATGATGGTCAGCAAGATGATAAAAGACTTTCCGACCTCGCTTCTGATATCCCACAAGACGCATCGTGCGTAAGTTTCGCAATTGGTGAGACACAGCTGATTCACTCATGTTCAAACTTGCTGCTAGGTCACAGACACAGAGTTCCTGTTTTGCCAGTAATGATAAGATTCTTAGGCGATTGGGATCTCCTAAAAAACTAAAAAATTCTGCCATTCGTTGAGCTTTTTCAACGGGAAGTACAGTTTCTAAATATTGGCTGAGTTTTTCGGATTGTGAAGGGTGAGTTACTTCACAGGAGGGAACGTCTGATGATACTTGAGCAGTCATACTATAAAGTTTTTATGGTTAGTTAGCAAGGCTTCCTTACATTTTAGCCGTTGAAAGGATTGAGTGTTTCTACTTCTTGCAAATCTTTCTCTATTTTGTCATCCTAGAAGTAATAAGTTGAGAATTATTTGCATTTTAGCTAACGGAGACTGACGTGAGTGGCAGTAAAAAAGAGGTAAGGAAGTTTGTCTTAGAAGGGCGGTTTCTCAATACAGTGGGGAAATCAACATCAAAGCCCAAATATATGCGCTTGGCAACAGCAGAAGGGGAACAACTACTTAAAATTAGTAAAGCCTTGCGTCCACTAATCATGCAAAATCATTTAGAGGTGGGCAGCTGGATAACTGTTTCTGGAAAGGAAACTTACAAACCCAAAAAGGGCAAACGAAAAAGAAAAATCAAAACCATTGATTCTCACCCGACTTTAGCAAGTTCTCCACAGTCTCCCTTATTGGAAGGAAAGGTCAAAGCTAAACCGAAAAAAGAGAAGAAGAAGGAAAGTATTTTAGTGTGTCAAAAGTCTTCTTGCTGTAAACGTGGTGGGAAGGCAGTTTATCAGGCGGCAAAAGAAACGGTGGCAAAACATGAACTGCGCGATCGCGTTCAGGTTAAACCTACTGGCTGTATGGGAAAATGCAAAAAAGGTCCTTGTTTAGTAATGCAACAAGATAAATCTCGCTATGTTGGGATTAAACCTGAAGAAGTCCCTGATATAATTGCTCAACGTTATATAGCAGTGGCTTAGTGATCAAAAAACTCCCTCGCACCAACTGATGAGCAAGTTACGAGGGAGTTGCTTATTAGAAAGCTGAAGTTAAGA
This window of the Euhalothece natronophila Z-M001 genome carries:
- a CDS encoding Mov34/MPN/PAD-1 family protein, with amino-acid sequence MVLKLTQKKQEKFYDHAQKAYPEECCGILLGQFEENGEIVIVEVWKTENVWESSSEELFSAVPSSKKQKTASRRDRFTIDPAVLLKAQKYARENNLDIVGIYHSHPDQSAYPSEFDRAIAWDTYSYIIMSVEEGTVVDCRSWRLDDQQQFQEEKIIVTEGCHN
- a CDS encoding DUF4870 domain-containing protein, whose product is MTNISEEEVKWAMTCHLAGLVWIPLYWLQFPLPLVNVVIPTLIWLFKRENSEYIDFQGREALNFQITVVLYSIVLFTVGIIGFFIYLAMFGADVEDSIGAIALLTRGINQTQRIVSILMMLFSLAFALTAAVKTKKGNFYFYPFTIRVFRASS
- a CDS encoding DUF1818 family protein; amino-acid sequence: MDRILKKGEGWRLGWNPYETQYKGLVGTDNWAFELTESEFVDFCRLLLQLAKTMAEMKNELMDEERIACEAESDTLWLEAEGYPDNFSIRLILQTSRRAEGNWSENAVKELITAVKTFSP
- a CDS encoding alpha/beta hydrolase; the protein is MVKTFSYSTQFYQWQYQGRDFRIAYDVRGEGSPVLLLPAFSTVSTREEMLGIAEVLASDFQVVTLDWLGFGESDRPNLNYARSLYEELAKDFIQSQFEQPISVVAAGHAAGYAMQVAHRFPSLCSKMVLIAPTWKGPLRAMGLPSPVAAGIKNLVRSPGLGQTLYALNTTPQFLEFMYRRHVYTNPERLTPEFMAQKHEITQKSGARHAPAAFVTGALDPMSNHEEFLNVARSLNIPMKIIIGEDSPPKSKAEMESLKGLPNIETVHLPGSLGMHEEYASPLGKTAKLFLSQ
- a CDS encoding ArsR/SmtB family transcription factor, producing MTAQVSSDVPSCEVTHPSQSEKLSQYLETVLPVEKAQRMAEFFSFLGDPNRLRILSLLAKQELCVCDLAASLNMSESAVSHQLRNLRTMRLVGYQKRGRKVFYHLADHHVLELYQAVADHLDGKCS
- a CDS encoding (2Fe-2S) ferredoxin domain-containing protein gives rise to the protein MSGSKKEVRKFVLEGRFLNTVGKSTSKPKYMRLATAEGEQLLKISKALRPLIMQNHLEVGSWITVSGKETYKPKKGKRKRKIKTIDSHPTLASSPQSPLLEGKVKAKPKKEKKKESILVCQKSSCCKRGGKAVYQAAKETVAKHELRDRVQVKPTGCMGKCKKGPCLVMQQDKSRYVGIKPEEVPDIIAQRYIAVA